One window of the Pieris rapae chromosome 11, ilPieRapa1.1, whole genome shotgun sequence genome contains the following:
- the LOC123689550 gene encoding uncharacterized protein LOC123689550 isoform X29 produces MLTSSAMRSCMQSTGRGILPHAIYDVGAVQPNRTRSMLLAIDPTTSAQRRWQQNQSQTFQAWAPALCQALDTATGNYELMRWALLKTPEITGLQGASSGTANCGAHLRMSGTAGRASSFFADCGLHLQLPLTAAQACGVHLQGLPTAGCINRLHRLKAASTGSADCGVLYRLCRLRDASPVATDLRTGFTVCGVHLQALPIGGVFLQASPTAGCIYRLCRLRDASPVATDCRTGFTDCRVHLQALPTAGCIYRLCRLRDASPVATDCRTGFTDCRVHLQALPTAGCIYRLCRLRGALQALPTAGCIYRLCRLRGALQALPTAGCIYRLCRLRGALQALPTAGCIYRLCRLRGALQALPTAGCIYRLCRLRGASTGSADCGVHLQALPTAGCIYRLCRLRDASPVATDCRTGFTDCRVHLQALPIAGCISCRH; encoded by the exons ATGTTGACTTCGAGCGCCATGCGCAGTTGCATGCAATCCACTGGGCGCGGGATCCTGCCGCACGCAATCTACGACGTGGGTGCAGTCCAGCCAAACCGCACGCGCTCTATGCTGTTAGCCATTGATCCTACCACAAGCGCTCAACGTCGTTGGCAGCAGAACCAGTCTCAAACATTCCAAGCCTGGGCACCAGCTCTATGCCAG GCTCTGGATACTGCGACGGGCAACTACGAGCTCATGCGATGGGCGCTTCTTAAAACTCCGGAGATAACGGGACTGCAGGGTGCATCTTCAGGCACTGCCAACTGCGGAGCGCATCTCCGAATGTCGGGAACTGCGGGACGTGCATCTTCATTCTTCGCCGACTGCGGATTGCATCTCCAGTTGCCACTGACTGCCGCACAGGCCTGCGGGGTGCATCTACAGGGTCTGCCCACTGCGGGGTGCATCAACAGGCTGCACCGACTGAAGGCTGCATCTACAGGCTCTGCCGACTGCGGGGTGCTCTACAGGCTCTGCCGACTACGGGATGCATCTCCAGTTGCCACTGACCTCCGCACAGGCTTCACCGTTTGCGGGGTGCATCTACAGGCTCTGCCCATTGGCGGGGTGTTTCTACAGGCTTCACCGACTGCAGGGTGCATCTACAGGCTCTGCCGACTTCGGGATGCATCTCCTGTCGCCACTGACTGCCGCACAGGCTTCACCGACTGCAGG GTGCATCTACAGGCTCTGCCGACTGCGGGGTGCATCTACAGGCTCTGCCGACTGCGGGATGCATCTCCTGTCGCCACTGACTGCCGCACAGGCTTCACCGACTGCAGGGTGCATCTACAGGCTCTGCCGACTGCGGGGTGCATCTATAGGCTCTGCCGACTGCGGGGTGCTCTACAGGCTCTGCCGACTGCGGGGTGCATCTATAGGCTCTGCCGACTGCGGGGTGCTCTACAGGCTCTGCCGACTGCGGGGTGCATCTATAGGCTCTGCCGACTGCGGGGTGCTCTACAGGCTCTGCCGACTGCGGGGTGCATCTATAGGCTCTGCCGACTGCGGGGTGCTCTACAGGCTCTGCCGACTGCGGGGTGCATCTACAGGCTCTGCCGACTGCGGGGTGCATCTACAG GCTCTGCCGACTGCGGGGTGCATCTACAGGCTCTGCCGACTGCGGGGTGCATCTATAGGCTCTGCCGACTGCGGG ATGCATCTCCTGTCGCCACTGACTGCCGCACAGGCTTCACCGACTGCAGGGTGCATCTACAG GCTCTGCCGATTGCGGGATGCATCTCCTGTCGCCACTGA
- the LOC123689550 gene encoding uncharacterized protein LOC123689550 isoform X13 produces MLTSSAMRSCMQSTGRGILPHAIYDVGAVQPNRTRSMLLAIDPTTSAQRRWQQNQSQTFQAWAPALCQALDTATGNYELMRWALLKTPEITGLQGASSGTANCGAHLRMSGTAGRASSFFADCGLHLQLPLTAAQACGVHLQGLPTAGCINRLHRLKAASTGSADCGVLYRLCRLRDASPVATDLRTGFTVCGVHLQALPIGGVFLQASPTAGCIYRLCRLRDASPVATDCRTGFTDCRVHLQALPTAGCIYRLCRLRDASPVATDCRTGFTDCRVHLQALPTAGCIYRLCRLRGASTGSADCGVHLQALPTAGCIYRLCRLRDASPVATDCRTGFTDCRVHLQALPTAGCIYRLCRLRGALQALPTAGCIYRLCRLRGALQALPTAGCIYRLCRLRGALQALPTAGCIYRLCRLRGALQALPTAGCIYRLCRLRGASTGSADCGMHLLSPLTAAQASPTAGCIYRLCRLRDASPVATDCRTGFTDCRVHLQALSTAGCIGWMTVTADHAFLFSADCGVHL; encoded by the exons ATGTTGACTTCGAGCGCCATGCGCAGTTGCATGCAATCCACTGGGCGCGGGATCCTGCCGCACGCAATCTACGACGTGGGTGCAGTCCAGCCAAACCGCACGCGCTCTATGCTGTTAGCCATTGATCCTACCACAAGCGCTCAACGTCGTTGGCAGCAGAACCAGTCTCAAACATTCCAAGCCTGGGCACCAGCTCTATGCCAG GCTCTGGATACTGCGACGGGCAACTACGAGCTCATGCGATGGGCGCTTCTTAAAACTCCGGAGATAACGGGACTGCAGGGTGCATCTTCAGGCACTGCCAACTGCGGAGCGCATCTCCGAATGTCGGGAACTGCGGGACGTGCATCTTCATTCTTCGCCGACTGCGGATTGCATCTCCAGTTGCCACTGACTGCCGCACAGGCCTGCGGGGTGCATCTACAGGGTCTGCCCACTGCGGGGTGCATCAACAGGCTGCACCGACTGAAGGCTGCATCTACAGGCTCTGCCGACTGCGGGGTGCTCTACAGGCTCTGCCGACTACGGGATGCATCTCCAGTTGCCACTGACCTCCGCACAGGCTTCACCGTTTGCGGGGTGCATCTACAGGCTCTGCCCATTGGCGGGGTGTTTCTACAGGCTTCACCGACTGCAGGGTGCATCTACAGGCTCTGCCGACTTCGGGATGCATCTCCTGTCGCCACTGACTGCCGCACAGGCTTCACCGACTGCAGG GTGCATCTACAGGCTCTGCCGACTGCGGGGTGCATCTACAGGCTCTGCCGACTGCGGGATGCATCTCCTGTCGCCACTGACTGCCGCACAGGCTTCACCGACTGCAGGGTGCATCTACAGGCTCTGCCGACTGCGGGGTGCATCTATAGGCTCTGCCGACTGCGGG GTGCATCTACAGGCTCTGCCGACTGCGGGGTGCATCTACAGGCTCTGCCGACTGCGGGGTGCATCTATAGGCTCTGCCGACTGCGGG ATGCATCTCCTGTCGCCACTGACTGCCGCACAGGCTTCACCGACTGCAGGGTGCATCTACAGGCTCTGCCGACTGCGGGATGCATCTATAGGCTCTGCCGACTGCGGGGTGCTCTACAGGCTCTGCCGACTGCGGGGTGCATCTATAGGCTCTGCCGACTGCGGGGTGCTCTACAGGCTCTGCCGACTGCGGGGTGCATCTATAGGCTCTGCCGACTGCGGGGTGCTCTACAGGCTCTGCCGACTGCGGGGTGCATCTATAGGCTCTGCCGACTGCGGGGTGCTCTACAGGCTCTGCCGACTGCGGGGTGCATCTACAGGCTCTGCCGACTGCGGGGTGCATCTACAGGCTCTGCCGATTGCGGGATGCATCTCCTGTCGCCACTGACTGCCGCACAGGCTTCACCGACTGCAGGGTGCATCTACAG GCTCTGCCGACTGCGGGATGCATCTCCAGTCGCCACTGACTGCCGCACAGGCTTCACCGACTGCAGGGTGCATCTACAGGCTCTGTCGACGGCGGGGTGCATCGGATGGATGACGGTGACTGCGGATCATGCATTTTTATTCTCAGCAGACTGCGGGGTGCATCTCTAG
- the LOC123689550 gene encoding uncharacterized protein LOC123689550 isoform X15 — protein MLTSSAMRSCMQSTGRGILPHAIYDVGAVQPNRTRSMLLAIDPTTSAQRRWQQNQSQTFQAWAPALCQALDTATGNYELMRWALLKTPEITGLQGASSGTANCGAHLRMSGTAGRASSFFADCGLHLQLPLTAAQACGVHLQGLPTAGCINRLHRLKAASTGSADCGVLYRLCRLRDASPVATDLRTGFTVCGVHLQALPIGGVFLQASPTAGCIYRLCRLRGASTGSADCGMHLLSPLTAAQASPTAGCIYRLCRLRGASIGSADCGVHLQALPTAGCIYRLCRLRGASIGSADCGVHLQALPTAGCIYRLCRLRDASPVATDCRTGFTDCRVHLQALPTAGCIYRLCRLRGALQALPTAGCIYRLCRLRGALQALPTAGCIYRLCRLRGALQALPTAGCIYRLCRLRGALQALPTAGCIYRLCRLRGASTGSADCGMHLLSPLTAAQASPTAGCIYRLCRLRDASPVATDCRTGFTDCRVHLQALSTAGCIGWMTVTADHAFLFSADCGVHL, from the exons ATGTTGACTTCGAGCGCCATGCGCAGTTGCATGCAATCCACTGGGCGCGGGATCCTGCCGCACGCAATCTACGACGTGGGTGCAGTCCAGCCAAACCGCACGCGCTCTATGCTGTTAGCCATTGATCCTACCACAAGCGCTCAACGTCGTTGGCAGCAGAACCAGTCTCAAACATTCCAAGCCTGGGCACCAGCTCTATGCCAG GCTCTGGATACTGCGACGGGCAACTACGAGCTCATGCGATGGGCGCTTCTTAAAACTCCGGAGATAACGGGACTGCAGGGTGCATCTTCAGGCACTGCCAACTGCGGAGCGCATCTCCGAATGTCGGGAACTGCGGGACGTGCATCTTCATTCTTCGCCGACTGCGGATTGCATCTCCAGTTGCCACTGACTGCCGCACAGGCCTGCGGGGTGCATCTACAGGGTCTGCCCACTGCGGGGTGCATCAACAGGCTGCACCGACTGAAGGCTGCATCTACAGGCTCTGCCGACTGCGGGGTGCTCTACAGGCTCTGCCGACTACGGGATGCATCTCCAGTTGCCACTGACCTCCGCACAGGCTTCACCGTTTGCGGGGTGCATCTACAGGCTCTGCCCATTGGCGGGGTGTTTCTACAGGCTTCACCGACTGCAGG GTGCATCTACAGGCTCTGCCGACTGCGGGGTGCATCTACAGGCTCTGCCGACTGCGGGATGCATCTCCTGTCGCCACTGACTGCCGCACAGGCTTCACCGACTGCAGGGTGCATCTACAGGCTCTGCCGACTGCGGGGTGCATCTATAGGCTCTGCCGACTGCGGG GTGCATCTACAGGCTCTGCCGACTGCGGGGTGCATCTACAGGCTCTGCCGACTGCGGGGTGCATCTATAGGCTCTGCCGACTGCGGGGTGCATCTACAGGCTCTGCCGACTGCGGGGTGCATCTACAGGCTCTGCCGACTGCGGGATGCATCTCCTGTCGCCACTGACTGCCGCACAGGCTTCACCGACTGCAGGGTGCATCTACAGGCTCTGCCGACTGCGGGATGCATCTATAGGCTCTGCCGACTGCGGGGTGCTCTACAGGCTCTGCCGACTGCGGGGTGCATCTATAGGCTCTGCCGACTGCGGGGTGCTCTACAGGCTCTGCCGACTGCGGGGTGCATCTATAGGCTCTGCCGACTGCGGGGTGCTCTACAGGCTCTGCCGACTGCGGGGTGCATCTATAGGCTCTGCCGACTGCGGGGTGCTCTACAGGCTCTGCCGACTGCGGGGTGCATCTACAGGCTCTGCCGACTGCGGGGTGCATCTACAGGCTCTGCCGATTGCGGGATGCATCTCCTGTCGCCACTGACTGCCGCACAGGCTTCACCGACTGCAGGGTGCATCTACAG GCTCTGCCGACTGCGGGATGCATCTCCAGTCGCCACTGACTGCCGCACAGGCTTCACCGACTGCAGGGTGCATCTACAGGCTCTGTCGACGGCGGGGTGCATCGGATGGATGACGGTGACTGCGGATCATGCATTTTTATTCTCAGCAGACTGCGGGGTGCATCTCTAG
- the LOC123689550 gene encoding uncharacterized protein LOC123689550 isoform X12 — protein sequence MLTSSAMRSCMQSTGRGILPHAIYDVGAVQPNRTRSMLLAIDPTTSAQRRWQQNQSQTFQAWAPALCQALDTATGNYELMRWALLKTPEITGLQGASSGTANCGAHLRMSGTAGRASSFFADCGLHLQLPLTAAQACGVHLQGLPTAGCINRLHRLKAASTGSADCGVLYRLCRLRDASPVATDLRTGFTVCGVHLQALPIGGVFLQASPTAGCIYRLCRLRDASPVATDCRTGFTDCRVHLQALPTAGCIYRLCRLRDASPVATDCRTGFTDCRVHLQALPTAGCIYRLCRLRGALQALPTAGCIYRLCRLRGALQALPTAGCIYRLCRLRGALQALPTAGCIYRLCRLRGALQALPTAGCIYRLCRLRGASTGSADCGVHLQALPTAGCIYRLCRLRDASPVATDCRTGFTDCRVHLQALPTAGCIYRLCRLRGASTGSADCGMHLLSPLTAAQASPTAGCIYRLCRLRDASPVATDCRTGFTDCRVHLQALSTAGCIGWMTVTADHAFLFSADCGVHL from the exons ATGTTGACTTCGAGCGCCATGCGCAGTTGCATGCAATCCACTGGGCGCGGGATCCTGCCGCACGCAATCTACGACGTGGGTGCAGTCCAGCCAAACCGCACGCGCTCTATGCTGTTAGCCATTGATCCTACCACAAGCGCTCAACGTCGTTGGCAGCAGAACCAGTCTCAAACATTCCAAGCCTGGGCACCAGCTCTATGCCAG GCTCTGGATACTGCGACGGGCAACTACGAGCTCATGCGATGGGCGCTTCTTAAAACTCCGGAGATAACGGGACTGCAGGGTGCATCTTCAGGCACTGCCAACTGCGGAGCGCATCTCCGAATGTCGGGAACTGCGGGACGTGCATCTTCATTCTTCGCCGACTGCGGATTGCATCTCCAGTTGCCACTGACTGCCGCACAGGCCTGCGGGGTGCATCTACAGGGTCTGCCCACTGCGGGGTGCATCAACAGGCTGCACCGACTGAAGGCTGCATCTACAGGCTCTGCCGACTGCGGGGTGCTCTACAGGCTCTGCCGACTACGGGATGCATCTCCAGTTGCCACTGACCTCCGCACAGGCTTCACCGTTTGCGGGGTGCATCTACAGGCTCTGCCCATTGGCGGGGTGTTTCTACAGGCTTCACCGACTGCAGGGTGCATCTACAGGCTCTGCCGACTTCGGGATGCATCTCCTGTCGCCACTGACTGCCGCACAGGCTTCACCGACTGCAGG GTGCATCTACAGGCTCTGCCGACTGCGGGGTGCATCTACAGGCTCTGCCGACTGCGGGATGCATCTCCTGTCGCCACTGACTGCCGCACAGGCTTCACCGACTGCAGGGTGCATCTACAGGCTCTGCCGACTGCGGGGTGCATCTATAGGCTCTGCCGACTGCGGGGTGCTCTACAGGCTCTGCCGACTGCGGGGTGCATCTATAGGCTCTGCCGACTGCGGGGTGCTCTACAGGCTCTGCCGACTGCGGGGTGCATCTATAGGCTCTGCCGACTGCGGGGTGCTCTACAGGCTCTGCCGACTGCGGGGTGCATCTATAGGCTCTGCCGACTGCGGGGTGCTCTACAGGCTCTGCCGACTGCGGGGTGCATCTACAGGCTCTGCCGACTGCGGGGTGCATCTACAG GCTCTGCCGACTGCGGGGTGCATCTACAGGCTCTGCCGACTGCGGGGTGCATCTATAGGCTCTGCCGACTGCGGG ATGCATCTCCTGTCGCCACTGACTGCCGCACAGGCTTCACCGACTGCAGGGTGCATCTACAG GCTCTGCCGACTGCGGGGTGCATCTACAGGCTCTGCCGACTGCGGGGTGCATCTACAGGCTCTGCCGATTGCGGGATGCATCTCCTGTCGCCACTGACTGCCGCACAGGCTTCACCGACTGCAGGGTGCATCTACAG GCTCTGCCGACTGCGGGATGCATCTCCAGTCGCCACTGACTGCCGCACAGGCTTCACCGACTGCAGGGTGCATCTACAGGCTCTGTCGACGGCGGGGTGCATCGGATGGATGACGGTGACTGCGGATCATGCATTTTTATTCTCAGCAGACTGCGGGGTGCATCTCTAG
- the LOC123689550 gene encoding uncharacterized protein LOC123689550 isoform X30 yields MLTSSAMRSCMQSTGRGILPHAIYDVGAVQPNRTRSMLLAIDPTTSAQRRWQQNQSQTFQAWAPALCQALDTATGNYELMRWALLKTPEITGLQGASSGTANCGAHLRMSGTAGRASSFFADCGLHLQLPLTAAQACGVHLQGLPTAGCINRLHRLKAASTGSADCGVLYRLCRLRDASPVATDLRTGFTVCGVHLQALPIGGVFLQASPTAGCIYRLCRLRDASPVATDCRTGFTDCRVHLQALPTAGCIYRLCRLRDASPVATDCRTGFTDCRVHLQALPTAGCIYRLCRLRGALQALPTAGCIYRLCRLRGALQALPTAGCIYRLCRLRGALQALPTAGCIYRLCRLRGALQALPTAGCIYRLCRLRGASTGSADCGVHLQALPTAGCIYRLCRLRDASPVATDCRTGFTDCRVHLQALPTAGCISSRH; encoded by the exons ATGTTGACTTCGAGCGCCATGCGCAGTTGCATGCAATCCACTGGGCGCGGGATCCTGCCGCACGCAATCTACGACGTGGGTGCAGTCCAGCCAAACCGCACGCGCTCTATGCTGTTAGCCATTGATCCTACCACAAGCGCTCAACGTCGTTGGCAGCAGAACCAGTCTCAAACATTCCAAGCCTGGGCACCAGCTCTATGCCAG GCTCTGGATACTGCGACGGGCAACTACGAGCTCATGCGATGGGCGCTTCTTAAAACTCCGGAGATAACGGGACTGCAGGGTGCATCTTCAGGCACTGCCAACTGCGGAGCGCATCTCCGAATGTCGGGAACTGCGGGACGTGCATCTTCATTCTTCGCCGACTGCGGATTGCATCTCCAGTTGCCACTGACTGCCGCACAGGCCTGCGGGGTGCATCTACAGGGTCTGCCCACTGCGGGGTGCATCAACAGGCTGCACCGACTGAAGGCTGCATCTACAGGCTCTGCCGACTGCGGGGTGCTCTACAGGCTCTGCCGACTACGGGATGCATCTCCAGTTGCCACTGACCTCCGCACAGGCTTCACCGTTTGCGGGGTGCATCTACAGGCTCTGCCCATTGGCGGGGTGTTTCTACAGGCTTCACCGACTGCAGGGTGCATCTACAGGCTCTGCCGACTTCGGGATGCATCTCCTGTCGCCACTGACTGCCGCACAGGCTTCACCGACTGCAGG GTGCATCTACAGGCTCTGCCGACTGCGGGGTGCATCTACAGGCTCTGCCGACTGCGGGATGCATCTCCTGTCGCCACTGACTGCCGCACAGGCTTCACCGACTGCAGGGTGCATCTACAGGCTCTGCCGACTGCGGGGTGCATCTATAGGCTCTGCCGACTGCGGGGTGCTCTACAGGCTCTGCCGACTGCGGGGTGCATCTATAGGCTCTGCCGACTGCGGGGTGCTCTACAGGCTCTGCCGACTGCGGGGTGCATCTATAGGCTCTGCCGACTGCGGGGTGCTCTACAGGCTCTGCCGACTGCGGGGTGCATCTATAGGCTCTGCCGACTGCGGGGTGCTCTACAGGCTCTGCCGACTGCGGGGTGCATCTACAGGCTCTGCCGACTGCGGGGTGCATCTACAG GCTCTGCCGACTGCGGGGTGCATCTACAGGCTCTGCCGACTGCGGGGTGCATCTATAGGCTCTGCCGACTGCGGG ATGCATCTCCTGTCGCCACTGACTGCCGCACAGGCTTCACCGACTGCAGGGTGCATCTACAG GCTCTGCCGACTGCGGGATGCATCTCCAGTCGCCACTGA
- the LOC123689550 gene encoding uncharacterized protein LOC123689550 isoform X24: protein MLTSSAMRSCMQSTGRGILPHAIYDVGAVQPNRTRSMLLAIDPTTSAQRRWQQNQSQTFQAWAPALCQALDTATGNYELMRWALLKTPEITGLQGASSGTANCGAHLRMSGTAGRASSFFADCGLHLQLPLTAAQACGVHLQGLPTAGCINRLHRLKAASTGSADCGVLYRLCRLRDASPVATDLRTGFTVCGVHLQALPIGGVFLQASPTAGCIYRLCRLRDASPVATDCRTGFTDCRVHLQALPTAGCIYRLCRLRDASPVATDCRTGFTDCRVHLQALPTAGCIYRLCRLRGALQALPTAGCIYRLCRLRGALQALPTAGCIYRLCRLRGALQALPTAGCIYRLCRLRGALQALPTAGCIYRLCRLRGASTGSADCGVHLQALPTAGCIYRLCRLRDASPVATDCRTGFTDCRVHLQALPTAGCIYRLCRLRDASPVATDCRTGFTDCRVHLQALPTAGCISSRH, encoded by the exons ATGTTGACTTCGAGCGCCATGCGCAGTTGCATGCAATCCACTGGGCGCGGGATCCTGCCGCACGCAATCTACGACGTGGGTGCAGTCCAGCCAAACCGCACGCGCTCTATGCTGTTAGCCATTGATCCTACCACAAGCGCTCAACGTCGTTGGCAGCAGAACCAGTCTCAAACATTCCAAGCCTGGGCACCAGCTCTATGCCAG GCTCTGGATACTGCGACGGGCAACTACGAGCTCATGCGATGGGCGCTTCTTAAAACTCCGGAGATAACGGGACTGCAGGGTGCATCTTCAGGCACTGCCAACTGCGGAGCGCATCTCCGAATGTCGGGAACTGCGGGACGTGCATCTTCATTCTTCGCCGACTGCGGATTGCATCTCCAGTTGCCACTGACTGCCGCACAGGCCTGCGGGGTGCATCTACAGGGTCTGCCCACTGCGGGGTGCATCAACAGGCTGCACCGACTGAAGGCTGCATCTACAGGCTCTGCCGACTGCGGGGTGCTCTACAGGCTCTGCCGACTACGGGATGCATCTCCAGTTGCCACTGACCTCCGCACAGGCTTCACCGTTTGCGGGGTGCATCTACAGGCTCTGCCCATTGGCGGGGTGTTTCTACAGGCTTCACCGACTGCAGGGTGCATCTACAGGCTCTGCCGACTTCGGGATGCATCTCCTGTCGCCACTGACTGCCGCACAGGCTTCACCGACTGCAGG GTGCATCTACAGGCTCTGCCGACTGCGGGGTGCATCTACAGGCTCTGCCGACTGCGGGATGCATCTCCTGTCGCCACTGACTGCCGCACAGGCTTCACCGACTGCAGGGTGCATCTACAGGCTCTGCCGACTGCGGGGTGCATCTATAGGCTCTGCCGACTGCGGGGTGCTCTACAGGCTCTGCCGACTGCGGGGTGCATCTATAGGCTCTGCCGACTGCGGGGTGCTCTACAGGCTCTGCCGACTGCGGGGTGCATCTATAGGCTCTGCCGACTGCGGGGTGCTCTACAGGCTCTGCCGACTGCGGGGTGCATCTATAGGCTCTGCCGACTGCGGGGTGCTCTACAGGCTCTGCCGACTGCGGGGTGCATCTACAGGCTCTGCCGACTGCGGGGTGCATCTACAG GCTCTGCCGACTGCGGGGTGCATCTACAGGCTCTGCCGACTGCGGGGTGCATCTATAGGCTCTGCCGACTGCGGG ATGCATCTCCTGTCGCCACTGACTGCCGCACAGGCTTCACCGACTGCAGG GTGCATCTACAGGCTCTGCCGACTGCGGGGTGCATCTACAGGCTCTGCCGATTGCGGGATGCATCTCCTGTCGCCACTGACTGCCGCACAGGCTTCACCGACTGCAGGGTGCATCTACAG GCTCTGCCGACTGCGGGATGCATCTCCAGTCGCCACTGA
- the LOC123689550 gene encoding uncharacterized protein LOC123689550 isoform X5 gives MLTSSAMRSCMQSTGRGILPHAIYDVGAVQPNRTRSMLLAIDPTTSAQRRWQQNQSQTFQAWAPALCQALDTATGNYELMRWALLKTPEITGLQGASSGTANCGAHLRMSGTAGRASSFFADCGLHLQLPLTAAQACGVHLQGLPTAGCINRLHRLKAASTGSADCGVLYRLCRLRDASPVATDLRTGFTVCGVHLQALPIGGVFLQASPTAGCIYRLCRLRGASTGSADCGVHLQALPTAGCIYRLCRLRGALQALPTAGCIYRLCRLRGALQALPTAGCIYRLCRLRGALQALPTAGCIYRLCRLRGALQALPTAGCIYRLCRLRGASTGSADCGVHLQALPTAGCIYRLCRLRDASPVATDCRTGFTDCRVHLQALPTAGCIYRLCRLRGALQALPTAGCIYRLCRLRGALQALPTAGCIYRLCRLRGALQALPTAGCIYRLCRLRGALQALPTAGCIYRLCRLRGASTGSADCGMHLLSPLTAAQASPTAGCIYRLCRLRDASPVATDCRTGFTDCRVHLQALSTAGCIGWMTVTADHAFLFSADCGVHL, from the exons ATGTTGACTTCGAGCGCCATGCGCAGTTGCATGCAATCCACTGGGCGCGGGATCCTGCCGCACGCAATCTACGACGTGGGTGCAGTCCAGCCAAACCGCACGCGCTCTATGCTGTTAGCCATTGATCCTACCACAAGCGCTCAACGTCGTTGGCAGCAGAACCAGTCTCAAACATTCCAAGCCTGGGCACCAGCTCTATGCCAG GCTCTGGATACTGCGACGGGCAACTACGAGCTCATGCGATGGGCGCTTCTTAAAACTCCGGAGATAACGGGACTGCAGGGTGCATCTTCAGGCACTGCCAACTGCGGAGCGCATCTCCGAATGTCGGGAACTGCGGGACGTGCATCTTCATTCTTCGCCGACTGCGGATTGCATCTCCAGTTGCCACTGACTGCCGCACAGGCCTGCGGGGTGCATCTACAGGGTCTGCCCACTGCGGGGTGCATCAACAGGCTGCACCGACTGAAGGCTGCATCTACAGGCTCTGCCGACTGCGGGGTGCTCTACAGGCTCTGCCGACTACGGGATGCATCTCCAGTTGCCACTGACCTCCGCACAGGCTTCACCGTTTGCGGGGTGCATCTACAGGCTCTGCCCATTGGCGGGGTGTTTCTACAGGCTTCACCGACTGCAGG GTGCATCTACAGGCTCTGCCGACTGCGGGGTGCATCTACAGGCTCTGCCGACTGCGG GGTGCATCTACAGGCTCTGCCGACTGCGGGGTGCATCTATAGGCTCTGCCGACTGCGGGGTGCTCTACAGGCTCTGCCGACTGCGGGGTGCATCTATAGGCTCTGCCGACTGCGGGGTGCTCTACAGGCTCTGCCGACTGCGGGGTGCATCTATAGGCTCTGCCGACTGCGGGGTGCTCTACAGGCTCTGCCGACTGCGGGGTGCATCTATAGGCTCTGCCGACTGCGGGGTGCTCTACAGGCTCTGCCGACTGCGGGGTGCATCTACAGGCTCTGCCGACTGCGGGGTGCATCTACAG GCTCTGCCGACTGCGGGGTGCATCTACAGGCTCTGCCGACTGCGGGGTGCATCTATAGGCTCTGCCGACTGCGGG ATGCATCTCCTGTCGCCACTGACTGCCGCACAGGCTTCACCGACTGCAGGGTGCATCTACAGGCTCTGCCGACTGCGGGATGCATCTATAGGCTCTGCCGACTGCGGGGTGCTCTACAGGCTCTGCCGACTGCGGGGTGCATCTATAGGCTCTGCCGACTGCGGGGTGCTCTACAGGCTCTGCCGACTGCGGGGTGCATCTATAGGCTCTGCCGACTGCGGGGTGCTCTACAGGCTCTGCCGACTGCGGGGTGCATCTATAGGCTCTGCCGACTGCGGGGTGCTCTACAGGCTCTGCCGACTGCGGGGTGCATCTACAGGCTCTGCCGACTGCGGGGTGCATCTACAGGCTCTGCCGATTGCGGGATGCATCTCCTGTCGCCACTGACTGCCGCACAGGCTTCACCGACTGCAGGGTGCATCTACAG GCTCTGCCGACTGCGGGATGCATCTCCAGTCGCCACTGACTGCCGCACAGGCTTCACCGACTGCAGGGTGCATCTACAGGCTCTGTCGACGGCGGGGTGCATCGGATGGATGACGGTGACTGCGGATCATGCATTTTTATTCTCAGCAGACTGCGGGGTGCATCTCTAG